A segment of the Necator americanus strain Aroian chromosome IV, whole genome shotgun sequence genome:
CTTATCGGACCCATTATCGTCTAAATCAGTTGTCCACATCGAGCCTCCATCAAGAACGTAGAACGTCACGCCGACACAACACGTTAGACGGCAACcgcattattgttattatgaTTATTACTAAGGTACTAGGATACCCCCGACTTCTAAAATTCAGTCTCTGTTGTGttctgaaacaaaatttctgatCGCCTTGTGAGCAGTTTGGAGCCTTTGTCGGTTGGGGCGTCGCCGTGGTCCAAGTAAAACGTCCTGCGCACCTTGTCTGGTCTCTCCGGCCATTTCTTTGGCGGCCCCTTTACATTTCTGACACTATCCTCAAACAGGAAGGAAAACGAAAGtgctacagtcgggtcaaaacgatctgaggTCTGGTTTAGTTGCGtcaacggctgcgctcggagcgtTGTGATGGAGCTAGCAGTCGAGGATGGAATATTGCTAGCGCATACCATTCATCTTTACAGTCTCACCTCAATTTCAACGCTCACCTCCATAACGCCGCTACTGGTGTAGGCGCTTGTGCAACTGTACCATTCTTAGCTCGTTCTGACCATTTTGATCACAAggttttttgcgaaaaaatcGGAGGAACAGAGTTAGTGGGGATCACCCTGAAAGTGGTCGTAATGGTTACCTGAGCATGGTTCTTGAGATCTGAATGACTGGGCAAGGTTGATTTGGTAATTACGTTAATTAGTACAGTTACGGGTGTccgtgtagcgcagtcgccAAGAGgatccgctgtctgcacgatcgaacgATGGTACGAGACCACACTGATAGCCACCAAGTCCTTCACCACTCCGGATTCCATAAATTAGCACCTGACTGGTCTGGGAGGATCAAAATAGTGACCTggtacatcggctagcccacAATTCAATGTACTGGCTAGACATTTAGATACTTATATAGTCTGTCTTCACCGGACGTGCGGGTCTTCACTGGCCTCCAGTTCTTTAGCTCAAGACGTTCTCAAGTTTCGCGAGTGACGTTGATGGAGTTCTTGGGAAGTATCCAGTTAAGTTCTCAACAGGTCCATCCACGCAGCGAACGCATCACCTcatctccctcgagggcgtttagtaTTTTATGGGACTCCTGACTTCCCTTTCGACATATATCTGACTGGGCCGGGAAAACGAGACATTCCTGTTGAATCgaagctgcgaagaccggctaagTATAGTGTGCGCTGCTTCGTAACAGAAGGCTGAAAGAACAGTTGAGTCGAAAGGCTGGCACAGAGATCTTGTTCCTCttgcttcaggtcgttttccaaattcatagaacgtccaagATAGAAGTATGgcaaagtttccacgatttgggatcCTTCAAGTTGTTCTCTTCCGCACTCATAGTAGGCGTTTAGAGGAATCTTCTGTCtttcccctttcttcccaagcaAATGATTTCGTTATCCATTGTAATGCAGCCGTGAGCagtttcggcgatatagtatcgccttctttttctccctttctAACAAGCATGGTAAcggggcggtggaaaagctgtggTGCATCGATAGTAGCGATTGGCCAATGTCCTCACATAGGACGCGTCCGCATCATCATCGGCGAACGCTGGCAGTACTTCAGCACGAAGATGATCCTGGTAAACATTTTGCATGACACGCTCAACAAGCATATCGAATGGTAGTTCCAAaggagtcgataaattagcaCCTGACTGGTCTGGGAGGATCGGTCACCTTTCTCATCAATAAGAATTGTTCTCCCACTGTTTTGGgatactttctttttgaagatagGACGTTATGTGCACCGCCAGAATTACATGGAGCGGATGGCCatcagcccgaagaaagtttGTAGATTAAAACTCAGGTTTGAGGGCTGTGCTCGGTTTCAGGTTCTTGACCTCGTATTTACGAAAGGAGATTTCGTGGTGcatcaccagtggggatgatcgggcttgacataGGAGTTgacgaacggaaaaggttcgagcaGATTTTCTTTGTGATGATTTCCATTTACGACGTCGTTGCTCAGCAAGACTGTCACGCGGCTCattgcggcacttctttagactttAGACTTGAGACTTTAGAATGACTGCTTATTTAAAATCAGGTCCTGTGGCTCTGGCAGGTTTCATGTTCTTGATAGTGACTCGTACTTCGGAAAGGAGATTCGAAAAGAGATGGAgtttcaccagtggggatgatcgggcttggcacgggagttgatgaacggagaAGGTTCgcgtagaacctctccgtaatgattttcatctcacgacgagaagacgtgcgagtcccgtcttcgctcagcaaggctgctagcggaatattatgtTCGCGAAGATCCCTGCGGTACCTccttagactcgttcttctttgtgctgcttccagaattttcttctgcctgtatttcgaaagatcttCCTGTGAGGCCTTCCTGCAGCTAGTGCTTGCTACTAGCCGCTCAATGAGCGATGCGTTCGGATCAATTTTCAaagtctatttttttccaacaatgcCTTGGTGGTCTTAGAAATCTGATctaagtttgtcgtgcgcggcttcgaggcacgtttaGCACAGGATGGCAGAGCGCAGCATGGGTCCTTCTCGTTGAAGCCTTTTAACAAGTAGTCCTTGAGTATGCAATCGTCGTggacaacttttttccttcttcgttcccGATATCAGATGTTCTCCCATCGTATGGGTAAGTCTTTCTTTTGCTCGAAAGAGACGgcgatcagaaccactacaaaaggatgttACCACCGAGACATCAACTTGgaaccacctccggttggtgagtacgTGTTCAATTTGCACGAGTCTTGCCATTGGGCGTTTACCACGTCCATCGACGATGATCtatcttcatgaaaagaaaattaccaTGAAAGAGGAGAGTGACGGACAACTTCCCGGCAAGAcgattgccgttttcattccggtctccCACTCCAGCCTTCCCATCCCGTATTCCTCATCTGTGGCCTTATCTATtattgcgttgaagtctccgatagcaaatttgtaaaaggatTTCTCATTGCTGATCGTTTCATCCAGCTCTTTATAAAACGATTCCAATTTGGATTCAGCTGCTAATGTTGGTGAGTAACAGTTGATGATGCAGATGAGTTTTTGGCGCAGAtcgcggaggcgaagaatggccagacgaggtgacaggatctcgtgagaatcgacgagatagATGACACACGCTTGCACAGCCAAACCAACATCACCTACGCGACGGaacattttctcttcaaatgatGAGtttaccgtcattcatctgtcgtacgatCTCTTGCAGAGTAATCACGTAGAATTacatacgctctgcagctccgagaatgGCGCGCAGGTTAGTGTTTGCCGGCACTGTTATCGCCTTGTAAGAGCAAAGTTTGAGACAGCCTTCATGTCGAGTTGGGCAAGCGTCGCCGTGGTCCACGTCAAAAACGTCCTGCGCAACCTTAGATCTGGTCGTCTcccaccggtcgccatacatTTCATCGTCTGAGACCACGGGGCCCCACTGTTCAGGATACTAAGGAAGTGTTTATGCTGGAATGGCAAGAACCATTTTCCCCAAATTAACCAGCCTTGCCTGGCGAGCTTAGCCTGCACCACAGGCAGTATCAGGCGTAGTGATAGGACGCGACCCTCTCGAATGCGCttcctcccccctccccccttcaAATTGGTCTTCCAAGAAGCAAATTGGTTGttggaatattttcattcttattctattttatttttattctgataTTTATTGGATATCTTTTATCTTAAGTACTGATTAGAGCACATAGTACGACAGAAAAGAGCAGACTCAGGTCCAGAGGAAGAATTATGGGGGTTTACAATTTCTTAGGTAGTTATTTAGGGGAGAAGGTTCGCCCTACAAAACAGTTAACGTACTTCTGTTTTTTGCAACCTCCTagattttttccatcaaaaattttgaaaaacagtaATATCCTGGAAATTGCTTCACATAGCATCTGACAAAGGAAACCTTCAGCTATAATAAGCTGGAAGGAGATATGTTTAGCATCAAGTTAGGCTGCGTGTTAGGCTTTGTTCATGTTCATACACTTTTCTGTGCAAGGAAAAAATCGGGATTTGGCAAGCTTTCCTATTCTAGAAGAACAGGGGGAGGGAAGAAGTTCCAAAATGTCTTCCATATTCGGATAGAGCGACTAAGGACCGACCCAAACgcagaatttctcctttctggGTCCTCaagttctctcaaaatttacatgggaaaaatcgaaaaaaaagtcgacaAATTCTAACTTTTGTCTCATCTCCATTTCAAGAAGACaaggagatgaaaaaaaaaacagcaatatgactgttttgtagcgcaaatcttcttctctgaaaaactacctaaaaTATTCCTTTTGGTCCTCTTTTCACGGAGTTATTTGCTATCTTCCAGGCCTAACAATGTGcgcagaatctgagctttttcgGTTATTACATTCTGCATGATCCACGTTTAAACTGCCCAAAACCATTTATAATTAAACTTAAACGTTCCAAGTTTCTATCTCTTTCCCAAAAATTTGGCTCAGGGGTGTAGAACTTGCGCGTACCATTTTAACATTGTCAACACGTTGTCCATCTTTAGACCAAAATATTGATGAGTCCTTGTAACTGTTCTACGCCAGAAACTTAATATAACATTTTGTAGTGTAttgtttttgatgttatttAATGTAATGtgtgtaattatttaatactacataatattttgtcctggttATCATGCTATCCTCCATTCACTACTGCCCACCGCACACTTCCTCATGATCCCTTTCCTCTGCAACCCTCTTCCTGTAAGACAACCCGTTGGGAAATCCTATCATACGCTTGACCCCGACCACAGGCCGGCGCCCAACCCATACGTATCAGgcagccaccttgcgacattttgctaaCACAGTGATGAAACTTAGCAGTGGTTATTTACTcgtagctaggcttccgattccaagaagtcagaatGTCAGATGTTttgaactccttctcagcttagGAAGCCCTGtccatcgcagttcgacggcCAGAGTCATCTGCACCCCACTATGAGGCAGTATACCGTTGTGGAGGACAGCCTAGATACgtgttcgtaaacttcaaacgattttgaattgaagtgaacgttttGGCCCACCCtgagcagattgattaacgccagacactccATCCTTTATTAGTACAGTTACACTAGTTTGGCTACTAGCACAAGTACACATTTTTCGGGTGATCCCCACCCACTACCTCAACTCCcatttctctaaaaattcttCTCGGATGCTGCTGtcacaatttatttttaggaGACAGCAAACTCACGTGAGGGATAGTACGCACTCGTTAACTTTCGGTTGTTGTTGACGTCGTCGTTGCGCGAGGCACGCAATGTTGCAAGCAATGACGAGAAAAAGAATCTTTTCTCAATTATGAAGCGGTCTTCCctacagaaatttttgaatttctagtgGAACTTATATAACGGTGTCAAAACCTTATGAAGGTCCAGTTGCATAAGCAGCTGCACCTGAGCGGTGCGGTCGAGTATAGCAGTTaagatcgtggtgggaccattgctagCACCACCCGTTGCCGCACTTCGCGATGGCCCCACCTTaatcccaaccgctatctccaccgcctcgcttcgagcgcagctgcaccgtgtttcatgtcgttttgaccataccACGTGTCCTATCGAGAGTGAAAGGGTCTAAGTTGGAAAAACTACGAAGTTCGTAACCATATCCTCGTTAGCGATCTTCTCTGTTCGAGAGCTCAATAGTTGAAGTGCGTTCTGGTCCTAAAGAACTTTCATTCCTAGCATGTATCGTGCGTTAGCGGATGATTCCATGATGTTGCCACACTGTCGAAGAGCAAGCTGTGACGATTCACTGTTCTGTTCCGACTGTTCACCACAAGGTTTGTTCTACAACGTCGGTCAACTCTTGATAtaaattgtttcaaaaactCGCCTTTGCTGCAGAAGTAAAGCTAAAAAAACTTATTGTTCATATCGGTACCGTAGTGCCTACGATTGCTCGGAATGTGGTTCATAAGTTTTTCAATATATAATCTAACTACGCGTTTCATTTCGTTCCATAGTTCACAGAATAACTTTTTTGGAGTCCTGTTTCATATGTATCAGTGCATATTCAGGTAAAGATAATTGTAGAGGAATTAAGGTAACGTACGTATTTCTACGGGGCGCGATGTGTGTTTCAATAGGGCAAGGCAGAAAAAAGGAGCTCCAGCTAGGCAGGGAAAATGTTACTGTGGAAGTGCGACAAATACTCGAGAACAATTTCCGCTAGTAATAAAGTAGCCGTAGGTGCTATATCAACGTGACGTATCCTCGGTGGCCGCGATCACTAGTAGAGTCGGGTTGTAACACTTTGAAGCCTAATGGAgttaagcagctgcgctcgaagtgagaccacccatctctgcagtcggAATGTGGCTATCCATggtcgagcgcagccgcttatgcaactgtgccagattccagatttttttgacccaactacacCTGCCTTTGCCAAGTGAATAGGACATTGGGACTAATCTTCTTGaaactctttctcttttctttggcTTCGTAGTCATTTTAGGTGTAATTCTGCATGAGTAAGATGAGTTCATAGTCTTACTTCTTCAATTCGCAGTcgtcaaattctttttctgttctccTCACGTCCGTCATATCCGTCATCGTCCTATCGATAGGTTAGTGCCGGTTTCCGGCGCGGAGATGGTCAGAGTCCAGTTCAccttgagaatttctcaaggTAGTAAGAAGGGTGTCAGAGCAGGAGAGGGTCGTAATCTAGGTAATGTCGTAGTGCATATACAGGTcggaagaggagaaaaatgaagagagcaaagAGCAAAGACGAGGGAtagtgttaaaggcatcaccccacgaatctgaggtggtgcagatttcaggtggagtattcgtatacgggatgggagactacggagagggggtgattccgtccatttcttcctaattgccgtaaaaaacggcccggaagatacgttcgttttggcgcaccatttttgtacaagaggtccgattggagcgcgccagtcttgtgggATTCTCctgattcgtgggatgatgcctttaa
Coding sequences within it:
- a CDS encoding hypothetical protein (NECATOR_CHRIV.G14343.T1); amino-acid sequence: MYGDRWETTRSKVAQDVFDVDHGDACPTRHEGCLKLCSYKAITVPANTNLRAILGAAEQKMFRRVGDVGLAVQACVIYLVDSHEILSPRLAILRLRDLRQKLICIINCYSPTLAAESKLESFYKELDETISNEKSFYKFAIGDFNAIIDKATDEEYGMGRLEWETGMKTAIVLPGSCPSLSSFMEDLSKYRQKKILEAAQRRTSLRRYRRDLREHNIPLAALLSEDGTRTSSRREMKIITERFYANLLRSSTPVPSPIIPTGETPSLFESPFRNQSGANLSTPLELPFDMLVERVMQNVYQDHLRAEVLPAFADDDADASYVRTLANRYYRCTTAFPPPRYHAC